The DNA sequence TGTAAAGTTCGAGTATTTAAAAGAGATACTCTTTTTGATTTTTGTCACTGTTTTTATATTTTTCTATCGTCAGCATATTCTCAAGAAGAAAAACAGTGAGCTAGAGGAGTTAAAGGACAAACTGCTTGAGCTCAACCAAACGCTGGAGCTTAAGATATCTGATGCGGTAAACGAGATGCAGAAAAAAGATACCTATATGCTTCATAAATCGCGTTTGGCACAGATCGGAGAGATCGTAAGTATGATCGCTCACCAGTGGAAACAGCCCCTTAGTACAATATCGGCTCTTAATATATCTATGATCATGGCAATAGAGCTTGAACAGTATGATCTCTCTGATGAAAAGCAGAGAAAAGAGTTTTTGGATTTCTTGGATAAAAAGCTCAAAAAAATTGAGTTCTATACAAATAATATGGGGCAGATCATAACCGATTTTAGTGATTTTTACAGACCAAACAAACATCAGGAAGAGTGTACTTTAAACGACCCTGTTTTTCAGGTCTACTGGCTGTTGGAGGGTAGTTTGGCATCCGAAAATATTGACCTCTCCTTAGAACTCGGTTCTACAAGCAGAGTCAAGCTTTTTAAAAATGAGTTTGTTCAGGTCTTGGTAAATATTATAAACAATGCAAGAGAGCAGTTTAATGAAAAAGAGATAAAGGATGCTCAGATATCTATAAAAAGTTACGACAGAGACGGTGTTGCGGTTATGGAGATAAGTGATAACGCAGGAGGGATAGACGAAGAGATAATAGATAAGGTATTTGACCCATACTTCTCTACAAAGTTCGACAAAAACGGCACTGGATTGGGTCTGCATATGTCAAAAAATATCATCAAGCAGCACAAGGACGGAAAGCTCTATGTCGAGAATATTAAAGACGGGGCAAAATTTACAATCGAAGTAGGTATAAGCGAGGATAGTGATGAAGAGTAGAGTAGTAGTTGTCGGAGCAGGCGGAGCAGGACTTGTCGCCGCTTTAAATGCCCATCAAAACGGTGCAGAGGTAGTTTTAGTGACAAAAGAGTATCCGACAAGGAGTCAGACCTGTATGGCTCAGGGAGGGATAAATGCTGTTTTGAATGAAACAGACGGCGACAGCGTGGAGCTACACATTCAAAATACGCTCAAGTCTGCAAATGCTCTTGCAGACGAGAGTGCAGTTAGCTATATGTGCCAAGAAGCACCAAAGGCTGTTGCATGGCTTGATAGCATAGGTGTCCCTTTTAGCAGAACGCCAAACTCCAAAATAGCCCAGAGAAAGCTCGGCGGCGCTTACGGGGCTCGTGCCTGTTACGCTCAGGATTATACGGGTCTGAAGATTCTTCACACGCTTTATGACAGATGTCTGGCTGAGGGAATTGAGATACTCAATGAGAGGTATTTGCTTGAACTTCTTACCGAACCTGAACAGAGCGGTAAAAAATATATACGCGGCGTAAGTCTGCTTAACAAAAGAAGCGGCGAGGTTGAGATATTGGAGGCTTCAAGCGTCATTTTGGCAACGGGAGGATATAGCAGGGTCTATAACACCTACTCGACAAACTCGCTATCTTCAACAGGTGATGGAATTGCCGCAGCACTGCGCGCGGGGGCAAGAGTGAGCGATATGGAGTTTGTGCAGTTTCATCCAACAGCACTTAAAGGCTCATCAATTCTTATCTCCGAGAGTGCCAGAGGTGCGGGCGGACATCTTTTAAACTCTAAGGGTGAGAGGTTTGTGGATGAACTTCTGCCGCGCGATGAGGTCTCAAAAGCGATCCATGATGAGATTGCAAAGGGTGAGAATATTTATCTTGACATCCGTCATTTGGGCGTAGAGTTTATAGAAAAAGAGCTTCCTCAAGAGGCAAAACTCGCAAAACTTTATGAAAATGTGGACCCTGCAGATGATCTTATCCCGATAAAACCCGCAGCGCACTACACTATGGGAGGCATAGAGGTTGATTCTAACTCTTCAACATCA is a window from the Sulfurimonas crateris genome containing:
- a CDS encoding FAD-dependent oxidoreductase produces the protein MKSRVVVVGAGGAGLVAALNAHQNGAEVVLVTKEYPTRSQTCMAQGGINAVLNETDGDSVELHIQNTLKSANALADESAVSYMCQEAPKAVAWLDSIGVPFSRTPNSKIAQRKLGGAYGARACYAQDYTGLKILHTLYDRCLAEGIEILNERYLLELLTEPEQSGKKYIRGVSLLNKRSGEVEILEASSVILATGGYSRVYNTYSTNSLSSTGDGIAAALRAGARVSDMEFVQFHPTALKGSSILISESARGAGGHLLNSKGERFVDELLPRDEVSKAIHDEIAKGENIYLDIRHLGVEFIEKELPQEAKLAKLYENVDPADDLIPIKPAAHYTMGGIEVDSNSSTSIEGLFAAGECANHRVHGANRLGGNSLLEIVVFGKEAGINAAKYAKNATKDEAILEAKELSENEIAEIKRYANEISFYEKQAILGEIFYKNVGIKRDKGALQEALKEVQEMKSSLPKMGVSDKTKEYNTNLIEFLEFKNMLTVAETILLSAISRQESRGAHFRVDFPATDKKFRAHTIVDAEGVVSYEN